A genome region from Ralstonia solanacearum K60 includes the following:
- a CDS encoding DUF935 domain-containing protein has translation MSEQDTNKPQQPIVHQVAHVVRDPFQAFYLNLMRADDSTLASRGGGAGLRIYDEIERDCHAYSVLQKRKMAVVSRPWFVKPASNSRLDRKAADLVKANIEAIQFDRICVDLLDAILKGYAVGEIMWDVEGNEIRATDVMAREQKRFVFDVDYRPRLITLENMLEGEPLPERKFAIHRFGSKVGNPYGLGLGTRLFWPVFFKRQGIQFWLTFCDKFGSPTAVGKYPIGTSDADQSLLVDSMRAIATDAAIAIPADMDVKLLEAARSGSIDTYERLCKYMDGEISKATLGETLSTEIKGGGSLAASRTHNEVRLELVQADADLLTDTLRSTLVRWLVEYNLPGAGIPSVNRDVRPAEDLAVRAERDVRIQSLGFRPTLDYVTEVYGDGWEDDPAARRVADASNGQLADGSTDFAEPHTFGDQAALDAAVAALPGEPGETLKALLAPALKAIQEAATPDEAMDALLEAYPNLQTDQLEAILARAFFVSDLWGMLSSRQQVVGA, from the coding sequence ATGAGCGAACAAGACACCAACAAACCGCAGCAGCCGATCGTCCATCAGGTGGCGCACGTGGTGCGCGACCCGTTCCAGGCGTTCTATCTGAACCTGATGCGGGCCGACGACTCGACGTTGGCCTCGCGCGGCGGCGGTGCCGGCTTGCGCATCTATGACGAGATCGAGCGCGATTGCCACGCCTACAGCGTGCTGCAGAAGCGGAAGATGGCTGTGGTATCGCGCCCGTGGTTCGTCAAGCCGGCCAGCAACAGTCGCCTGGACCGGAAGGCGGCCGACCTCGTTAAGGCCAACATCGAGGCCATCCAGTTCGATCGCATCTGCGTGGACCTGCTCGACGCGATCCTCAAGGGTTATGCGGTTGGCGAGATCATGTGGGATGTGGAAGGTAATGAGATCCGCGCGACGGACGTGATGGCACGGGAGCAGAAGCGATTCGTCTTCGACGTGGACTACCGGCCGCGGCTGATTACCCTGGAGAACATGCTGGAGGGCGAGCCGCTGCCCGAGCGCAAGTTCGCCATTCACCGTTTCGGCAGCAAGGTCGGCAACCCTTACGGGCTGGGGCTCGGTACGCGCCTGTTCTGGCCAGTCTTCTTCAAGCGCCAGGGCATCCAGTTCTGGCTGACGTTCTGCGACAAGTTCGGCAGCCCCACGGCGGTTGGCAAGTACCCGATCGGCACCAGCGATGCAGATCAGTCGCTCCTGGTCGATTCGATGCGCGCAATTGCGACGGACGCGGCGATCGCCATCCCGGCCGACATGGACGTCAAGCTGCTCGAAGCCGCGCGCAGCGGCTCGATCGACACCTACGAGCGCCTGTGCAAGTACATGGACGGCGAGATCTCCAAAGCGACGCTGGGCGAAACGCTGTCGACCGAGATCAAGGGCGGCGGCAGCCTGGCTGCCTCGCGCACGCACAACGAGGTGCGCCTGGAGCTGGTGCAGGCCGACGCCGATCTCCTGACCGACACGCTGCGCAGCACCCTGGTGCGCTGGCTGGTCGAGTACAACCTGCCAGGCGCAGGTATCCCATCGGTCAATCGCGATGTGCGGCCGGCCGAGGATCTGGCGGTGCGTGCCGAGCGCGACGTGCGCATCCAATCGCTGGGCTTCAGGCCCACGCTGGACTACGTCACAGAGGTGTACGGCGACGGCTGGGAGGACGATCCTGCGGCGCGCCGCGTTGCGGATGCCAGCAACGGGCAACTGGCCGATGGCTCGACGGACTTTGCGGAACCGCACACCTTCGGCGACCAGGCCGCGCTCGATGCCGCCGTGGCGGCATTGCCAGGCGAGCCCGGCGAGACGCTTAAGGCATTACTGGCGCCGGCGTTGAAGGCAATCCAGGAGGCGGCCACCCCGGATGAGGCTATGGACGCGTTGCTGGAGGCGTACCCGAATCTTCAGACCGACCAGCTCGAAGCCATTCTGGCCCGCGCGTTCTTCGTGAGCGACCTGTGGGGCATGCTGTCGAGTCGACAACAGGTGGTGGGCGCATGA
- a CDS encoding AAA family ATPase, producing the protein MAVDSVAHIATLDMVSATLERLDARSNGLPGIAVLYGPAGWGKTFASNTLANETRAYYVQMRSAWRSKTLLEKILAEMGIRHEPTTTARLLDMVAEQLSTSHRTLILDEFDYAAKDKNGTLIELTRDIYEASQGSLLLVGEELLPKKLERWERFHSRVLTWAPAQAVTLEDAMKLAPIYASTLEFDADVLQYLVGIAQGSVRRVCVNLTQLLDYSNTHGLDRITMRHLAETTVYTGRSPERRS; encoded by the coding sequence ATGGCAGTGGACAGTGTGGCGCACATCGCAACGCTGGACATGGTCAGCGCCACCCTGGAGCGCCTGGACGCTCGCAGCAACGGCCTGCCGGGCATCGCTGTCCTGTACGGGCCAGCCGGCTGGGGCAAGACCTTCGCGTCCAACACGCTCGCGAACGAGACGCGCGCCTACTACGTGCAGATGCGCAGCGCCTGGCGGTCCAAGACGCTGCTGGAGAAGATTCTGGCAGAGATGGGCATCCGCCACGAACCGACGACTACGGCGCGCCTGCTGGATATGGTGGCCGAGCAGTTGAGCACGTCGCACCGCACACTGATCCTGGATGAGTTCGACTACGCGGCCAAGGACAAGAACGGCACGCTCATTGAGCTGACGCGCGACATCTACGAGGCATCGCAGGGGTCGCTGCTGTTGGTGGGCGAAGAGCTGCTGCCGAAGAAGCTGGAGCGCTGGGAGCGATTCCACTCGCGTGTGTTGACCTGGGCGCCTGCGCAGGCTGTGACGCTGGAAGACGCCATGAAGCTGGCGCCGATCTATGCGTCAACACTGGAGTTCGACGCCGATGTCCTGCAGTACCTGGTCGGCATCGCCCAAGGGTCCGTGCGTCGTGTCTGCGTCAACCTCACGCAACTGCTGGACTACAGCAACACGCATGGCCTGGACCGCATCACGATGCGCCACCTGGCCGAAACGACCGTGTACACCGGCCGCTCGCCGGAACGGAGGTCGTGA
- a CDS encoding TraR/DksA C4-type zinc finger protein — translation MTADIFDRATEAEEAHREAAIAHARAARRPQRESRTECLACEEPIPEGRRLAVPGCTHCIDCASRLEKRQHGIR, via the coding sequence GTGACAGCGGACATTTTCGATCGCGCCACCGAGGCGGAAGAGGCACACCGAGAGGCCGCGATCGCCCACGCACGCGCGGCACGCCGCCCGCAACGCGAGAGCCGTACCGAATGCCTGGCCTGTGAGGAGCCGATCCCGGAGGGGCGACGCCTCGCAGTTCCAGGTTGCACTCACTGCATTGACTGCGCCAGCCGTCTCGAAAAACGCCAACACGGAATCCGTTAA
- a CDS encoding DDE-type integrase/transposase/recombinase — protein MKVGLDVIAAALGVGKRAVELRASRNGWVCEKTPVRGGYKMVFDTATLPAVVRTAVERQTVLNERASAASAVDVALTRIRARADATAASKRTRGEANLQALVVDMPAGVKSRLDARFGVVRAWETWFAAVQPMTRSASWDAFAEAYNAGQVTVDASVRTRLPEVSPRSMRRWVLDFERDGMAGLIDHKDGKLRKDVNVFTTQPALEKTTIALLIQRPHLGVQNLLDLVAEAAIDRSTGEHLFNVPTYHQAHRFLKAWKEKNAELLTAATNPDQWKNKYMVAFGDASADVVSLNQRWEMDATPADWMLTDDDGSQRRYSASAVVDVYSRRMLFVLSPTPKTETHKLALRLALLAWGVPEEIVTDNGQDYQSRDFQETLRQLGIEHHTTAPFSPWEKPHVERGIQTLLHSNLEALDAFVGHNVAERSAIEARRTFAERLFKKDETVTVAMSGQKLQALFNDWIVGTYEHRAHGGLNERTPFEVASAYRGEVRRIQNERALDILLAQPAGKGRYTVTKKGLTIEGAGFIAAELALYVGQDVLTRQLPDYGQIAVFQAETNQFICVAVCPERTGVSRTEIAAHAKVVQRENVKAQRKAAKVPKLDPDQLIQSHLRAKAEAAGKLATLPQPAVAYSTPALDAAGHAHRSIAGKPVASAIPADLQQILDKRQAQPQPEQTNVHAMKETPQQRFRRWMDLEELVKNGGSIEDRQQQLFFGRYPDSPEYRAMKKRHQEAQPLAASGGSSVSALNAAR, from the coding sequence ATGAAGGTCGGTCTGGATGTGATCGCCGCCGCCCTGGGCGTGGGAAAGCGCGCGGTGGAACTGCGTGCATCACGCAACGGCTGGGTCTGCGAGAAGACCCCCGTGCGTGGCGGCTACAAGATGGTGTTTGACACGGCAACGCTGCCCGCAGTGGTGCGCACGGCCGTCGAGCGCCAAACCGTGCTGAACGAGCGCGCGAGTGCAGCCAGCGCCGTGGATGTCGCGCTAACGCGCATTCGGGCCAGGGCCGACGCTACGGCCGCGAGCAAGCGCACGCGTGGCGAGGCAAACCTGCAGGCGCTGGTGGTCGACATGCCGGCAGGCGTCAAAAGCCGGTTGGATGCTCGGTTTGGCGTGGTGCGCGCCTGGGAAACCTGGTTTGCGGCCGTTCAGCCCATGACACGCAGTGCGAGCTGGGACGCCTTCGCAGAGGCATACAACGCAGGCCAGGTCACGGTTGATGCTTCAGTGCGCACAAGGCTGCCGGAAGTGTCGCCACGGTCGATGCGCCGTTGGGTGCTCGATTTTGAGCGCGATGGCATGGCCGGCCTGATCGACCACAAGGACGGCAAGCTGCGCAAGGACGTGAACGTCTTCACGACGCAGCCAGCGCTGGAAAAGACCACGATTGCGCTGCTGATCCAGCGACCGCACCTGGGCGTGCAGAACCTGCTGGACCTGGTCGCAGAGGCTGCCATCGACCGTTCGACCGGCGAGCACCTGTTTAACGTGCCAACGTACCACCAGGCGCATCGGTTTCTGAAGGCCTGGAAGGAAAAGAACGCCGAGCTGCTGACGGCAGCGACCAACCCCGACCAGTGGAAGAACAAGTACATGGTCGCGTTTGGCGATGCGTCGGCCGACGTGGTGAGCCTTAACCAGCGCTGGGAAATGGATGCGACGCCGGCAGATTGGATGCTGACTGACGACGACGGCAGCCAGCGCCGCTACTCGGCATCGGCCGTGGTCGACGTGTATTCGCGCCGCATGCTGTTCGTGCTGTCGCCGACACCCAAGACCGAGACGCACAAGCTCGCGCTGCGCCTGGCGCTGCTGGCCTGGGGCGTGCCGGAAGAGATCGTCACCGACAACGGCCAGGACTACCAGTCGCGCGACTTCCAGGAAACGCTGCGCCAGCTCGGCATCGAACACCACACCACGGCACCGTTCAGCCCTTGGGAGAAGCCGCACGTCGAGCGTGGCATTCAGACGCTGCTGCACTCCAACCTGGAGGCGCTGGACGCTTTTGTGGGGCACAACGTGGCCGAGCGCAGCGCCATCGAGGCACGGCGCACCTTTGCCGAGCGGCTGTTCAAGAAAGACGAGACGGTCACGGTCGCCATGTCCGGGCAAAAGCTGCAGGCGCTGTTCAACGACTGGATCGTGGGCACGTATGAGCACCGCGCGCACGGCGGCCTGAATGAGCGCACGCCGTTCGAGGTGGCCAGCGCATACCGGGGTGAGGTGCGTCGCATCCAGAACGAACGCGCGCTGGACATTCTACTGGCACAGCCGGCTGGCAAGGGCCGATACACGGTCACCAAGAAGGGCCTGACGATCGAAGGTGCCGGGTTCATCGCTGCGGAGCTGGCCCTGTATGTCGGCCAGGATGTGCTTACGCGGCAGTTGCCCGACTACGGCCAGATCGCGGTCTTCCAGGCCGAAACCAACCAGTTCATCTGCGTCGCGGTCTGCCCCGAGCGCACTGGCGTGTCGCGTACGGAAATCGCGGCGCACGCCAAGGTCGTGCAGCGCGAGAACGTTAAGGCTCAGCGGAAGGCCGCCAAGGTGCCGAAGCTGGACCCCGATCAACTGATCCAGTCACACCTGCGCGCGAAGGCCGAGGCAGCCGGGAAGCTGGCCACGTTGCCGCAGCCGGCCGTGGCCTACAGCACGCCGGCGCTGGACGCCGCCGGCCACGCCCATCGCTCCATTGCTGGCAAGCCGGTCGCCAGTGCCATCCCGGCCGACCTGCAGCAGATCCTGGACAAGCGCCAGGCACAGCCCCAACCCGAACAGACCAACGTGCACGCCATGAAAGAAACGCCCCAGCAGCGATTCCGCCGCTGGATGGATTTGGAAGAACTCGTCAAGAACGGAGGCTCTATCGAGGATCGCCAACAGCAGCTTTTCTTCGGCCGTTACCCGGATTCCCCCGAGTACCGCGCCATGAAAAAACGCCACCAGGAGGCTCAACCCCTGGCGGCGTCTGGTGGCAGCAGCGTGTCAGCGCTGAATGCCGCTCGCTAA
- the terL gene encoding phage terminase large subunit: MKNKEFKDQIAALAENLRRKIDAEVMGFEPGEAAAIERRERAHDDLEFFARTYFPHYVKHAPSKLHSYLFKRLEQIAGTGAREAIAAPRGNAKSTIVTQIATVWRVVTGRAWYPCLIMDAFEQAAEMLEAIKAELEFNPRLANDFPAHCGAGKVWRAGVAITPSGVKLEAFGSGKKIRGRRHGPYRPDWVVLDDVENDENVESPQQRDKLERWIDRSVLSLGSTDDVMDVVFVGTILHYDSVLARKLRHPLWSHRIFKSILEWPANMALWDQWEETLLNAPTKDEGEALALAFYQERQAEMDAGAVVLWPAGQPLYKLMIKRARDGHDAFDSEQQNDPSMGADAPFANSIQFWVNRLSQWVFYGACDPSLGKAGGSRDPSAIGVGGLNRETGVLDVVEAQIKKRLPDRIIEDIISMHEQYRCIVWLIEAVQFQEFLRTELVKRSAARGCPVPARPIQPGTDKVLRIESLQPHMANGLIRLHLSQHTLIQQFKHFPKADHDDGPDMVHMLWTAAQSGLSRMTVTSAGRRAVSRRSMADYTSM; this comes from the coding sequence ATGAAGAACAAGGAATTCAAGGATCAGATCGCGGCGCTGGCGGAGAACCTGCGCCGCAAGATCGACGCCGAGGTCATGGGCTTTGAGCCCGGCGAAGCGGCGGCGATCGAGCGGCGCGAGCGCGCGCACGACGATCTGGAGTTCTTCGCACGTACCTACTTCCCGCACTACGTCAAGCACGCACCCAGCAAGCTGCACTCCTACCTGTTCAAGCGGCTGGAACAGATCGCCGGCACTGGGGCGCGCGAAGCCATCGCCGCACCGCGCGGTAATGCGAAGTCGACCATCGTCACGCAGATCGCCACGGTCTGGCGGGTGGTGACCGGCCGGGCCTGGTATCCGTGTCTCATCATGGACGCCTTCGAGCAGGCCGCCGAGATGCTGGAGGCGATCAAGGCTGAGCTGGAATTCAACCCGCGCCTGGCGAATGACTTTCCGGCCCATTGCGGTGCCGGCAAGGTCTGGCGTGCCGGCGTGGCCATCACGCCGTCCGGCGTGAAGCTGGAAGCGTTCGGCTCGGGCAAGAAGATCCGGGGCCGCCGGCACGGGCCGTATCGGCCCGACTGGGTCGTGCTCGATGACGTGGAAAACGACGAGAACGTCGAAAGCCCGCAGCAGCGCGACAAGCTGGAGCGCTGGATCGACCGTTCCGTGCTGTCGTTGGGCAGTACCGATGACGTGATGGATGTCGTCTTCGTCGGCACCATCCTGCACTACGACTCCGTGCTGGCCCGCAAGCTGCGCCACCCGTTGTGGAGTCACCGCATCTTCAAGTCGATCCTGGAATGGCCGGCCAACATGGCGCTGTGGGACCAGTGGGAGGAAACCCTGCTAAATGCCCCGACCAAGGATGAAGGCGAGGCGCTGGCGCTGGCCTTCTACCAGGAACGCCAGGCGGAGATGGACGCCGGCGCCGTGGTGCTGTGGCCGGCTGGCCAACCGTTGTACAAGCTGATGATCAAGCGCGCACGCGACGGTCATGACGCTTTCGACAGCGAGCAGCAGAACGATCCGTCGATGGGTGCGGACGCGCCGTTCGCCAACAGCATCCAGTTCTGGGTTAACCGCCTGTCGCAGTGGGTGTTCTACGGCGCCTGCGATCCGTCGCTCGGCAAGGCTGGTGGCAGCCGCGACCCATCAGCCATTGGCGTGGGTGGGTTAAACCGCGAGACGGGGGTGCTCGACGTGGTCGAGGCCCAGATCAAGAAGCGGCTACCGGACCGGATCATCGAAGACATCATCAGCATGCACGAGCAGTACCGCTGCATCGTGTGGTTGATCGAGGCCGTCCAGTTCCAGGAGTTCCTGCGTACCGAGTTGGTTAAACGCAGCGCGGCACGCGGGTGCCCGGTTCCCGCGCGGCCCATCCAGCCTGGCACCGACAAGGTGCTGCGGATCGAATCCTTGCAGCCGCACATGGCCAACGGCTTGATTCGCCTGCATCTGAGCCAGCACACGCTGATCCAGCAGTTCAAGCACTTCCCCAAAGCGGACCACGACGATGGCCCCGACATGGTCCACATGCTCTGGACGGCCGCTCAGTCGGGGTTGTCGCGCATGACCGTGACATCGGCCGGCCGCCGCGCTGTCAGCCGCCGCAGCATGGCCGACTACACCAGCATGTGA
- a CDS encoding HU family DNA-binding protein, whose translation MNKSELIAHIATETGMTKQSCAEAVDAVLNGIKTGLVNDGAVTIVGFGTFSVGERAARVGRNPRTGEEVEIAAARVPKFKAGSDLKAAVA comes from the coding sequence ATGAACAAGTCCGAACTGATCGCCCACATCGCCACTGAGACCGGCATGACCAAGCAGAGCTGCGCCGAAGCGGTGGACGCAGTCCTGAATGGGATCAAGACCGGCCTGGTGAATGACGGGGCAGTCACCATCGTCGGCTTCGGCACCTTCAGCGTGGGCGAGCGCGCCGCGCGCGTAGGTCGCAACCCGCGCACCGGCGAGGAAGTTGAGATCGCAGCAGCGCGTGTGCCGAAGTTCAAGGCCGGCAGCGATCTGAAGGCTGCGGTGGCCTGA
- a CDS encoding helix-turn-helix domain-containing protein — MSKLNTPKKPVVQDWHRADIKSALEKAGVSLRQLSLQNGYAPTSLKGALCAPWPAAEQIIASAIGVAPASIWPTRYDEHGNPRSGRNQRGIGRWSSRKSISRSHAGNVENVAAA; from the coding sequence ATGAGCAAGTTAAACACACCGAAAAAACCAGTCGTGCAGGACTGGCATCGGGCTGACATCAAAAGCGCTTTGGAGAAGGCCGGCGTATCGCTGCGCCAGTTGAGCCTCCAGAACGGCTACGCCCCGACGTCGCTCAAGGGCGCACTTTGCGCACCTTGGCCTGCCGCCGAACAAATCATCGCTTCGGCGATCGGCGTGGCACCGGCCTCGATTTGGCCGACGCGCTACGACGAGCACGGCAACCCCCGGAGTGGCCGGAACCAGCGCGGCATTGGGCGTTGGTCTAGCCGTAAGTCTATCAGTCGGTCTCACGCAGGCAACGTTGAAAACGTTGCTGCGGCTTGA
- a CDS encoding DUF3164 family protein: MTQTTTDYMTNAQGHLVPKELVKPIDLARDQIVQELFKMAATHQEALRQFKHRAFQDIEAFVDMSAEQYDVKLGGVKGNVTLPSFDGKYKVQLSRAENLKFDERLQAAKAIIDELLTEWAEGSRPEIKAIIQRAFDTDKEGNLNTGRVLSLRNLDIKDERWQKAMAAIGDSVQVVGTKSYVRFYERIEGSDEYKAVMLDIAKV, encoded by the coding sequence ATGACTCAGACCACTACCGACTACATGACCAACGCCCAAGGCCACTTGGTGCCGAAGGAACTGGTTAAGCCCATCGACCTTGCGCGCGACCAGATCGTGCAGGAGCTGTTCAAGATGGCGGCAACTCACCAGGAAGCGTTGCGCCAGTTCAAACACCGCGCCTTCCAGGACATTGAGGCGTTCGTCGATATGTCCGCCGAGCAGTACGACGTGAAGCTCGGGGGCGTTAAGGGAAACGTGACGTTGCCCAGCTTCGATGGCAAGTACAAGGTCCAGCTCTCCCGTGCAGAGAACCTGAAGTTCGACGAACGCCTGCAAGCGGCCAAAGCCATCATCGACGAACTGCTGACCGAGTGGGCTGAGGGATCGCGCCCTGAGATCAAGGCGATCATCCAGCGCGCATTTGATACCGACAAGGAAGGCAACCTGAACACCGGCCGCGTCCTGTCCCTGCGGAACCTAGATATCAAGGATGAGCGCTGGCAGAAGGCAATGGCCGCCATCGGTGACAGCGTCCAGGTCGTTGGTACGAAAAGCTATGTGCGCTTCTACGAGCGCATCGAGGGCAGCGACGAGTACAAGGCCGTGATGCTCGATATCGCGAAGGTGTGA
- a CDS encoding MarR family transcriptional regulator, producing the protein MPSNTPPYMQTGWFQGLRREVDASTQSAVALRMGIARSTLTVLLRGLGEYGAGRAKTDRIERLYRQTFERITCPATCQQVDIEHCRETALGAAPTHNPRKLNQWKACQQCAFKPSPRKTQDPADVPMAILDTKTLPLPVVGGPQIDLTVKEPSQ; encoded by the coding sequence ATGCCCTCTAACACGCCGCCGTACATGCAGACCGGGTGGTTTCAAGGGCTGCGCCGTGAGGTGGATGCATCCACGCAAAGCGCAGTGGCGCTTCGCATGGGCATCGCTCGCTCGACCTTGACCGTACTGCTGCGTGGGCTCGGTGAGTACGGCGCGGGGCGCGCGAAGACCGACCGTATTGAGCGCCTTTATCGCCAGACGTTCGAGCGGATCACCTGCCCAGCAACGTGCCAACAAGTCGACATCGAGCACTGCCGCGAGACAGCCCTCGGTGCAGCTCCGACGCACAACCCACGCAAGTTGAACCAATGGAAGGCGTGCCAGCAGTGTGCGTTCAAGCCGTCGCCCCGCAAGACGCAAGACCCGGCTGACGTGCCGATGGCCATCCTGGACACCAAGACCCTGCCGCTGCCTGTCGTGGGCGGCCCGCAAATCGATTTAACCGTTAAGGAGCCTTCGCAATGA
- a CDS encoding glycoside hydrolase family protein codes for MDNKLLVAELERDEGLRLKPYRDTVGKLTVGVGRNLDDVGLSQDEAEYLLQNDIKRACADLDANLPWWRELDDVRQRVLVNMCFNMGIGSIQAGRGLLSFGITLLKVKSGDYAGAAAGMLASKWAGQVGGRAKRLADMMRTGVAA; via the coding sequence ATGGACAACAAGCTGCTCGTCGCCGAACTGGAGCGCGACGAGGGTCTACGCCTCAAGCCTTACCGTGACACGGTTGGCAAACTCACTGTCGGCGTCGGCCGCAACCTGGACGATGTCGGGTTGAGCCAGGACGAAGCCGAATACCTGCTGCAAAACGACATCAAGCGCGCTTGCGCCGATCTCGATGCCAATCTGCCTTGGTGGCGCGAGCTGGATGACGTTCGCCAGCGTGTCCTGGTGAACATGTGCTTCAACATGGGTATCGGCAGCATCCAGGCGGGTCGAGGCCTGCTGAGCTTTGGCATCACCCTTCTGAAGGTCAAGTCCGGTGACTACGCTGGTGCCGCTGCCGGCATGCTGGCGTCCAAGTGGGCCGGCCAGGTGGGCGGCCGCGCCAAGCGCCTGGCCGACATGATGCGTACGGGGGTGGCGGCATGA
- a CDS encoding gp16 family protein, whose protein sequence is MLDRSLLAKIHVAKKQLAMEDDVYRAMLESVAGKRSAKDLTVREAEAVLAHMQKCGFRPTAPKARRAAASDRDALVRKLGAQLKAAGRDWPYLERAGEGRVSMVRRICGVDSVSFCDVAMLRKLVAALAYDAKRHAKA, encoded by the coding sequence ATGCTTGATCGCAGCCTGCTCGCCAAGATCCACGTCGCCAAGAAGCAACTGGCGATGGAGGATGACGTTTACCGCGCCATGCTGGAATCAGTGGCCGGCAAGCGCTCGGCCAAGGATCTGACGGTGCGCGAGGCCGAGGCCGTGCTGGCCCACATGCAAAAGTGCGGCTTCCGGCCGACTGCTCCGAAGGCCCGTCGCGCAGCCGCATCTGATCGTGATGCGTTGGTGCGCAAGTTGGGAGCGCAACTCAAGGCCGCTGGCCGTGATTGGCCCTACTTGGAGCGGGCTGGTGAAGGCCGCGTCAGCATGGTGCGCCGCATCTGCGGCGTTGACTCTGTTTCGTTCTGCGACGTCGCCATGCTTCGCAAGCTGGTCGCCGCGCTCGCCTACGATGCCAAACGTCATGCAAAAGCCTGA
- a CDS encoding DUF1804 family protein produces the protein MAHSDETRALLRKHYVFDRLTLEQAARLADVPYRTAKRWKERATEEGDDWDAVRTASTLAGGSVEQLSQQILTEMLVQFNAVLEMVKTDEKMPAQQRVELLSSLMDNIHKSLAALRRFMPEVNGLAVGMRIMRGLAEFIQERFPQHGAAFVEILEPFGNELPKLVADVK, from the coding sequence ATGGCGCACTCCGATGAAACCCGGGCGCTGCTGCGCAAGCACTATGTGTTTGACCGGCTTACGCTCGAACAAGCTGCGCGTCTGGCCGACGTGCCGTATCGCACCGCCAAGCGGTGGAAAGAGCGCGCGACTGAAGAAGGCGACGATTGGGACGCCGTGCGTACAGCCTCCACGCTCGCCGGCGGCAGCGTCGAGCAGCTCTCGCAGCAAATCCTGACCGAGATGCTGGTGCAGTTCAACGCTGTGCTGGAGATGGTCAAGACCGACGAGAAAATGCCCGCGCAGCAGCGCGTCGAGCTGCTCAGCAGCCTCATGGACAACATCCACAAGAGCCTGGCCGCGCTGCGTCGCTTCATGCCCGAGGTCAATGGCCTGGCGGTCGGCATGCGCATCATGCGCGGCCTGGCCGAGTTCATCCAGGAGCGGTTCCCGCAGCACGGTGCCGCCTTCGTGGAGATCCTGGAGCCGTTCGGCAACGAGCTGCCGAAGCTGGTGGCGGACGTTAAATGA
- a CDS encoding Mor transcription activator family protein, whose translation MQKPETLALLPPVIRELVDLIGFEATMALVRAFGGLVIWVPKGVQSVGSTYEAISEVIGAEATDLLIRRYGGDRISIARCQQMMTVERWRRIIADFERGDSAAEIARRHRITERAVWIILKKPVPAVSPHPAQASLF comes from the coding sequence ATGCAAAAGCCTGAAACGCTCGCGTTGCTGCCGCCGGTGATCCGGGAGTTGGTTGATCTGATTGGCTTCGAGGCCACGATGGCGCTCGTGCGTGCCTTTGGCGGCTTGGTGATCTGGGTTCCGAAGGGTGTGCAGTCGGTGGGCTCGACCTATGAGGCCATCTCCGAGGTCATCGGCGCCGAGGCGACCGATCTGCTGATTCGGCGGTATGGCGGCGATCGCATCAGCATTGCACGGTGCCAGCAGATGATGACGGTGGAGCGCTGGCGCCGCATCATTGCAGACTTTGAGCGCGGTGACTCTGCGGCAGAGATCGCGCGCCGGCACCGTATTACCGAGCGCGCGGTGTGGATCATCCTCAAGAAGCCCGTTCCCGCGGTCTCGCCGCATCCTGCTCAGGCTTCTCTCTTCTAG